Within Thermodesulfovibrio thiophilus DSM 17215, the genomic segment TCGTTTAAAAGTTCATTGTCGTTTTTTTTATCATTTATTATTAACTTTGCACCAAGATTATAGAGTAATTCAGATGCTGCAAGACCGCTTTTCCCCATCCCAACAATGGCAACTTTTTTATTTTGAAGTTCAGATAGTTGATTTATTATTCTTTGCATTTTTTACCCTCTTATTCTTTGATGTTTTTTTCACTTTATTTTTATCTGTTTTTGTTGTTTTTTTATTTTTATCTGTCCTGATTTTTTTAATATGGTTTTTGTTAGTTTTATAAGATACAGGAACACTCATTTTTTCTTCAGAAAGTTTGACCATGGGTTCTTCTTTGCCTGTCAAAACATCCTCAGCCTTAACAACCAATTGTTGCGTATCTTTCCAGAGTTTTTCCCTGTTAGGATCTCCAAGTATAGCTGTATAAACAAGTCTTCCTCTCACTTTATAAGCACTCACAAAACAATGCCTCGCAGTTCTTGTATATCCTGTTTTACCACCTATGATATTGTCTTCCTCCCATAAAAGCTGATTTGTATTCTGTATAAAATGCTTTTTGCCATTTAAAGATCTGATCAAATAAACACGAGTATGAATAGCTTCTTTTATTAATGGATATTCAAGTGCATGAGACATAATTTTTGTCAGATCATAAACTGTTGTATATTGACCTCTACCGGGCAGTCCAGATGAATTTACAAACCTTGTGTCCTTTGCTCCAATTTTCTGTACCTTACTATTCATGAGTTTAACGAAATTAGCCTCACTTCCTGCTGTAGCCTCAGCAAGCGCAACTGCTGCGGCATTAACAGAACGCATCAATGCAAGATAAACGAGATCTCGCACTTTGTAAGCCTCACCTTTTATAAGTCTTGGCGTCACCCCTGGAGTCATTGCTGACTTTTTTGATATGATTACTTTCTGTTCAAGATCAAGGTTGTCAAGAGCAATCATAACTGTAACAAGCTTCGTTGTGCTTGCTGGGGGCAGCTTTGTATGCGGATTTATGCCATAAAGAATCTTTCCTGTCTGAGCATCAACTGCAACAGCACTTGGAGCATCAATATCAAAACAATAAGCTGTTGCAGTATAAGTCAATAAAACAGAAATGCAAAATATAAAATTTTTCACATTCAATACTAATCCTTTGAGTTTTTGCATAACATCACCTCAGTTTTAATGTCAAAAGACTTAAAAGTGCAAGTATAATTCCTATTATCCAGAATCTGGTAATAACCTTTGGTTCTGGCCATTTTTTTAACTCAA encodes:
- a CDS encoding D-alanyl-D-alanine carboxypeptidase family protein produces the protein MQKLKGLVLNVKNFIFCISVLLTYTATAYCFDIDAPSAVAVDAQTGKILYGINPHTKLPPASTTKLVTVMIALDNLDLEQKVIISKKSAMTPGVTPRLIKGEAYKVRDLVYLALMRSVNAAAVALAEATAGSEANFVKLMNSKVQKIGAKDTRFVNSSGLPGRGQYTTVYDLTKIMSHALEYPLIKEAIHTRVYLIRSLNGKKHFIQNTNQLLWEEDNIIGGKTGYTRTARHCFVSAYKVRGRLVYTAILGDPNREKLWKDTQQLVVKAEDVLTGKEEPMVKLSEEKMSVPVSYKTNKNHIKKIRTDKNKKTTKTDKNKVKKTSKNKRVKNAKNNKSTI